In the Deinococcus misasensis DSM 22328 genome, one interval contains:
- a CDS encoding pilus assembly FimT family protein yields the protein MHHTLKTPAGFTLLEMLITLAVVSILMGIGVSGYLGATQRLTAQNQAEHFRGLIRDGATLAASRSQALTLSVSGNQIVLRNGSTTVRSAEITRIQTGLTGTQSIQFDASGRVVLPGSVSSLNMVINGKTKVLQVSGIGQTRWQP from the coding sequence ATGCACCATACCCTCAAAACACCAGCAGGTTTTACATTACTGGAAATGCTGATCACCCTGGCTGTGGTTTCCATCTTGATGGGCATTGGGGTTTCCGGTTACCTCGGGGCCACCCAGCGGTTGACCGCCCAGAACCAAGCCGAACACTTCCGGGGTTTGATCCGTGACGGGGCCACTCTGGCAGCAAGTCGCAGTCAGGCCCTGACCTTATCTGTTTCAGGCAACCAGATCGTGCTCAGAAATGGGAGCACCACAGTCAGAAGCGCAGAAATCACCCGAATTCAAACAGGTCTCACTGGAACGCAAAGCATCCAATTTGATGCCAGTGGTAGGGTGGTCCTGCCAGGCTCAGTCAGCAGTTTGAACATGGTGATCAACGGAAAAACCAAAGTGTTGCAAGTCAGCGGAATTGGACAAACAAGGTGGCAGCCATGA
- a CDS encoding PulJ/GspJ family protein: protein MKIKPLPLDSRRIQGLTLVEVLVALAILSVLMAATANVAVGSYQSDHQVQQRNQLTQIMMGLGRRVMAQDILVLPASGQTSLSLNATQLQNLGFQNTTQVSAIITVRNPLAVGGTQINQFSVQVCRKTTCVQTNVGY, encoded by the coding sequence ATGAAGATCAAGCCCTTGCCTCTGGATTCACGCAGGATTCAAGGATTGACGTTGGTGGAGGTGCTTGTTGCTCTTGCCATCTTGTCTGTGCTGATGGCAGCCACCGCCAATGTTGCGGTGGGAAGCTACCAGAGCGACCATCAGGTGCAGCAGCGCAACCAACTCACGCAGATCATGATGGGTCTTGGGCGCAGGGTGATGGCCCAAGACATTCTGGTGCTGCCTGCTTCAGGTCAGACCAGTCTCAGCCTGAATGCCACCCAGTTGCAAAACCTTGGGTTTCAGAACACCACCCAGGTGAGCGCCATCATCACGGTCAGAAATCCTCTGGCTGTGGGTGGAACCCAAATCAATCAATTTTCTGTGCAGGTGTGTCGGAAAACCACCTGTGTGCAGACCAATGTGGGTTACTGA
- a CDS encoding PulJ/GspJ family protein, producing the protein MTPFQTHEKGFTLLEILMAMGIVGVLLTALIQLTTNVSSTSSDLQNRINATDATRRLGEVITQELRSSAFGVVANQPYPSGVNQISVLRPMATSGNTVAGVGVVPTASFELSDSITAYMGSLPAVPSGSYLVLLNGASARLMRTTTATVAGSTQVLRHAGCQNVLGSSTATLSLVTPVGFRYDPVNKMLYERRGAAAETIMAWNVSTFQLRYTYLNTSTGTETVSNTYQGQSFSNAGVISRLSRINLTLGITENGKTQQLSNTINLVSPTGLNINTYSECT; encoded by the coding sequence ATGACACCGTTTCAAACCCATGAAAAAGGATTCACTTTGCTGGAGATTCTGATGGCCATGGGCATTGTGGGGGTTTTGTTGACAGCCCTGATTCAATTGACCACCAACGTCTCCAGCACATCTTCTGACCTGCAAAACCGCATCAATGCCACAGATGCAACCCGCCGACTGGGAGAAGTCATCACCCAGGAATTGCGTTCCAGTGCTTTTGGGGTGGTGGCCAACCAGCCGTATCCTTCTGGGGTCAATCAGATCAGTGTTTTGCGACCCATGGCCACCTCTGGCAACACGGTGGCAGGTGTTGGGGTGGTGCCCACAGCCAGTTTTGAATTGTCTGACAGCATCACAGCATACATGGGAAGCCTGCCTGCTGTCCCCTCAGGATCGTACTTGGTGCTCTTGAATGGAGCGTCGGCCCGGTTGATGCGCACCACAACGGCTACGGTTGCAGGCTCCACCCAGGTTTTGCGCCATGCAGGATGCCAGAATGTGCTTGGATCCAGCACGGCCACCCTCAGTCTGGTGACCCCTGTGGGTTTTCGCTACGATCCCGTCAACAAAATGCTCTATGAACGTCGGGGTGCAGCAGCAGAAACCATCATGGCGTGGAATGTGTCCACCTTTCAACTCAGGTACACCTATCTGAACACCAGCACGGGAACAGAAACAGTCTCCAACACCTACCAAGGACAATCGTTCAGCAATGCAGGGGTGATTTCCAGACTGAGTCGCATCAACCTGACGCTGGGCATCACTGAAAACGGCAAAACCCAACAGTTGAGCAACACCATCAATCTGGTTTCCCCCACAGGCCTCAACATCAACACTTACTCGGAGTGCACATGA
- a CDS encoding DUF4900 domain-containing protein, which translates to MRSNHPENVPYAQRVSTPPEQGFALISVILIMVLVMGFISLLTARSLQQVQASGDSMGLSSATLASYTGQQVVGKALAGPLREDLSQVVMKTGQATSRWSYGSGTGDVPEPASVDAALAAVKTAIQQQADGDFCNNTVTLSDQSKVRVRLYFTSTACGQALPAGMGLPPARFVVGAPRNGTGTVANQTYSLPYLVVVTGEKGRSSRMTTLLGEYQFQVGRSSFARFGLFTNIHTSAAGDTVVFTNNILYDGPVHTNGRFAFAAGTPYFGSFVTSAGCTTATCTSKSTGAFVQSRTGGYTLQNASTANTAFAGGGTSPNCTSLGVCPELTRGIDFNAAYIPMPTNSANQQSAAQAAGLLYTEARTLKLWAADMNGNVPATGVKATAQYIQSCRTANTSTCDTWRVTMVNGQMVIQKNTSTGTTWTTTTTSWGAGRAFNGVIYGPSFSRVGGLDRTGTGLETAPAALASFAQMTIAADSTIRITRDLRYEDTPCAGRLSRGTGGQIQTASCNNMGADNILGIYSQNGDVTVGTHSNCLDGSCTNTERLDHAPNDVAIEGVVMSSSGEFKVEQHGSGRDRGAINLLGGLIENYYGPVGTTGGTGYKRSFTYDQRLLQGISPPFFPTTPNDEVTAVFVQGYGIKEQ; encoded by the coding sequence ATGAGATCCAATCATCCTGAAAATGTTCCCTATGCTCAACGTGTCTCAACACCGCCAGAGCAAGGCTTTGCTCTGATTTCTGTGATCCTGATCATGGTGCTGGTGATGGGATTCATCAGCCTGCTCACAGCCCGATCATTGCAGCAAGTGCAAGCGTCAGGGGATTCCATGGGTCTTTCCTCTGCGACCTTGGCCTCTTACACAGGTCAACAGGTGGTCGGCAAAGCCCTCGCTGGTCCTTTGCGAGAAGACCTTTCGCAGGTTGTGATGAAAACTGGGCAGGCCACCAGCCGTTGGTCTTACGGATCAGGCACAGGAGATGTTCCAGAGCCTGCCAGTGTGGATGCTGCTCTGGCAGCAGTCAAAACCGCCATCCAGCAGCAAGCGGATGGAGATTTCTGCAACAACACCGTGACCCTTTCAGATCAATCCAAGGTTCGGGTGCGGTTGTATTTCACCAGTACGGCCTGTGGGCAGGCGTTGCCAGCAGGCATGGGATTGCCACCTGCCCGCTTTGTGGTGGGTGCTCCCAGAAACGGCACAGGAACCGTGGCCAACCAGACCTACAGTTTGCCTTACTTGGTGGTGGTGACTGGAGAGAAAGGCAGATCCAGCCGAATGACCACCTTGCTGGGCGAGTATCAATTTCAAGTGGGACGCAGCTCTTTTGCCCGGTTTGGTCTGTTCACCAACATCCACACCAGTGCAGCCGGAGACACTGTGGTGTTCACCAACAACATTTTGTATGACGGCCCAGTCCACACCAATGGTCGCTTTGCTTTTGCTGCAGGGACCCCTTACTTCGGGTCTTTTGTGACGTCGGCAGGATGCACCACCGCCACCTGCACTTCCAAATCCACTGGTGCTTTTGTGCAATCCCGCACCGGAGGTTACACCCTTCAGAATGCCAGCACCGCCAACACGGCTTTTGCTGGAGGGGGCACCAGTCCCAACTGCACCAGTCTGGGGGTCTGCCCTGAGCTCACCAGAGGGATTGATTTCAACGCAGCCTACATTCCCATGCCCACCAACAGTGCCAACCAGCAAAGTGCTGCGCAAGCCGCAGGACTGTTGTACACCGAGGCACGCACCCTCAAGTTGTGGGCCGCAGACATGAATGGCAATGTTCCTGCGACAGGTGTGAAAGCCACAGCCCAATACATCCAGAGTTGCAGAACCGCAAACACCAGCACCTGTGACACTTGGCGTGTGACCATGGTCAATGGTCAGATGGTGATCCAGAAAAACACCTCTACAGGCACCACTTGGACCACCACCACCACATCCTGGGGTGCTGGACGGGCGTTCAATGGGGTGATTTACGGACCTTCCTTCAGTCGGGTGGGAGGCTTGGACCGAACAGGAACGGGTCTTGAAACTGCCCCTGCGGCTCTGGCCTCTTTTGCCCAGATGACCATTGCCGCAGACAGCACCATCCGCATCACCCGGGACTTGAGGTACGAAGACACTCCCTGCGCAGGCAGACTGTCTCGGGGCACGGGAGGTCAGATCCAGACCGCCAGTTGCAACAACATGGGTGCAGACAACATTCTTGGGATCTACAGCCAGAATGGGGATGTCACGGTGGGCACCCACAGCAACTGCCTGGATGGGAGTTGCACCAACACCGAACGTCTGGACCATGCCCCCAACGATGTCGCCATTGAAGGGGTGGTCATGAGCAGCAGCGGTGAATTCAAGGTGGAGCAGCACGGTTCAGGCCGGGATCGGGGAGCGATCAACTTGCTCGGTGGTCTGATTGAGAATTATTACGGTCCAGTGGGCACCACAGGTGGAACCGGCTACAAGCGTTCTTTCACCTATGACCAGAGGCTGCTGCAAGGCATCTCACCGCCCTTTTTCCCCACCACCCCCAACGATGAAGTGACTGCGGTGTTCGTGCAAGGGTATGGCATCAAAGAGCAATAA
- a CDS encoding outer membrane lipoprotein carrier protein LolA: MKRVLFTVLLMGSAAMAQTADDIIAKVQANQKNIKDVTIRVVGKAELDSGAQSIDLDIQNIPGLNLTRISFNAPDALADNVVIVDKNTVYNYLFLTNQVTVQSAKKARLEGFNFDFTRFADFSTELSKDKFVLKLIDTDTDKNGKVYVIEATPREQDLGFTKTRVTISENGWRPLKMQALDSKGKVLADLNFTTWKTNSGLKASALKSLPKDAQVIKK; the protein is encoded by the coding sequence ATGAAAAGAGTGCTGTTTACTGTGTTGCTCATGGGCTCTGCTGCAATGGCACAGACCGCCGATGACATCATTGCCAAAGTGCAGGCCAACCAGAAGAACATCAAAGACGTGACCATCCGGGTGGTCGGCAAAGCCGAACTGGACAGCGGTGCACAGAGCATCGATCTGGACATCCAGAACATCCCCGGTCTGAACCTGACCCGCATCAGTTTCAATGCCCCTGACGCTCTGGCAGACAACGTGGTGATTGTGGACAAAAACACCGTCTACAATTACCTGTTCCTGACCAATCAGGTGACGGTCCAGAGCGCCAAGAAAGCCCGTCTGGAGGGCTTCAATTTTGACTTCACCCGCTTTGCTGATTTTTCCACCGAACTCAGCAAAGACAAGTTTGTCCTGAAGCTCATCGACACCGACACGGACAAAAACGGCAAGGTGTACGTGATTGAAGCCACCCCCAGAGAGCAGGATCTGGGTTTCACCAAAACCCGTGTGACCATCTCTGAAAACGGCTGGCGTCCCCTGAAAATGCAGGCCCTGGACAGCAAAGGCAAAGTGCTGGCAGACCTGAACTTCACCACCTGGAAGACCAACTCGGGCCTGAAAGCTTCTGCCCTCAAAAGTCTGCCCAAAGACGCACAGGTCATCAAGAAGTAA